The following nucleotide sequence is from Fructobacillus americanaquae.
GACCAAAAAAAAATATCAATTATTTCGCATCAGCCAAAACCTGGGCCAGTGCCTGGCGGGCTTTGTCATCATGGTCCAAAATGCCATTATCATAAACGTTTTGCAAGGCTGCAACTTGGTCTTTATTCAATGCCATATCAAACATCCTCCTTGTATTTGTGACTATTATAAGATAAGAATTTTAAAATTACCAGTCTTTCAAATCAGCTTAGCTCTTCTTTTGTGCAAACAGAGCCACAGTAAATTTTGTATAATAGTACTAAATCTCATAGCCAAAGGAGGCAGACAATGCCTGCAGCAAATCTCACAGCCCAAGTCGTTTTTGCCACAATCACTGGCAACAACGAAGCCGTTGCCGATATTTTAGTTGAAGAACTTGAAAACCAAGGAGTTTTTGTTAAGAAAAGCGAAATCTCTCAAACCGAACCCGAAGAATTACAAAACTTTGATCTCGGTTTTGTTGTCCCTTACACATACGACGAGGGATCACTCCCCGATGAAGGCCTCGACTATTTTGATGACCTCGCTGACGTGGCCTTAACTGATTTTACCTATGCCTTAGCAGGTTCTGGTGACACCTTTTACGGTGATCTCTATTGCCTAGCACTTGACGCCTTTGATGAACAATTTCAAAAGACCGGTGCCAAGCGTGCCGGTGAATTAACCCGGATCAACCTCTATCCGAGTGACCAAGATCGCAAGAAATTATTAGCCTTGGTCCAGGCTGCATTAGCCCAGGTACAAAAATAAATAATTAAAAGCGTTCAAACGAATAGCACAGATTAAAAATTAACGAGCGCTTCACTCCTCTATTAGCAAGCAGCAAAAAAGGCAAGCCCAATCGGGCTTGCTTTTTTTAATTAGCCTTGAAAGTCAAAATTAGTCTTCAGCAGTTGTATAAACAGCCAAAACATCTTCGTTTTCTTCCAGTTCATCGACTAAACTATCCAACTTTTCACGATCTTCATCAGAAATCGCCATTGGGTTTTGCGCAATCATTGAAACTTCAGCATCAGCGAATTGATAACCAGCTTCTGTCAATGCAGCTTCGACAGTCTGGAAATCGCTTGGCTCTGTGTAAATCTCAAATGCTTCATCAGAAGTTTGTACATCTTCAGCGCCTGCTTCCAACGCCGCTTCCAAAATAGTGTCCTCATCCAAATCAGGGTTCTCTGAACGGTCAATCACCAAGTAACCCTTGCGGTCGAATTGGAAGGCAACTGAGCCAGAAGTCCCCAGTGATCCACCGAAGTGCTTGAATGAATTCCGTACAGAAGAAACTGTTCGGTTAATGTTATCAGTTGAAGCTTCAACCAAAACGGCCACTCCAGCTGTTCCATAACCTTCATAAGTTACTTCTTCGAACTTGGCACCACCGGCACCTGAAGCTTTGTCCAAAGCTCGTTGGATGTTATCCTTCGGCATGTTCGCTGCCTTAGCCTTGTCAACAACCAAACGCAATGAAGCGTTCATTTCGGGATCGGCACCGCCAGCCTTTGCTGCAACATATAAGTCGTGCGCAAGCTTTTGGAAAATTTTTCCACGCTTAGCATCTTGGGCGTTTTTACGACCTTGAATGTTATGCCATTTACTATGTCCTGACATTGTGTCTTCTCCTTAAAAAATTAAAATACAATTTATTGTAACAAAAATCGCATTGATTAACCAGAGAAAATTCGATTAGTAATCGTTTCCACCAAGAACCTCAAGGTAAGTCATCGCAGCAGATGAAATCAAGGCTGCTAAGATATCGTCCAAGTAAACGTTGACGGTATCGGTCCGATCGTTAATTTCACCGATCAAGCCAGGCTTTTCATCGTCCAAACGTCCATAATGCACCGTGGCTGCGGCTGAGAATTGTTGGGTAATGCCGATTGCCAAAATTTCATCGACATTGTGACCATTAGCATCACGCTGCAATCGGGCCTTCAATGGTTCTGAATCAGGCATCAAAACTGCTTGTTCATCCAAAAAAATGGCTGTCAAAATGATGTCGGCGACTTCATCCTTGTGCAACACCCGGTTAATCGCCTTATCGAGGGCATCCCCATCAACTTCATCATGAAACTTCTCAATCAAAAAAGTCTCTGTTCCTTCAAAAACGTCCTGCAACGTAACGCCACGGGCAATCAATTTCTCAATGGCTGCTTGTTGGAGTGCTTCTGTCATTTTTTATTTCTCCCCTTCAATCCTTGTTTTGATACAATTCAACGTTCAAAACGTTTTCAATGGCTGCTAGGTTATCGACAATATTGTCCTCTTGTCCTAATGGTAACTGATTTAGCGCCAAAAGGGTATAGGCATAGTCACCAACTGCGCGGTTTGATAATTCTTCGATGTTTAAGTCAAGCTCCCCGACGACCTTTGTAATTTGTCCAATCATATTTGGCACGTTATTGTGCAAAACGCCCAACCGATACTTAGTTGTAAAGGGTTCGTTAATATCTGGGTAGTTGACTGAATTCACAATATTGCCACTGGTCAAATAGTTGTCTAATTGTTTGGCTGCCATCAAGGCAGAAGTATCTTCTGCTTCAACCGTTGATCCACCAATGTGTGGCGTAATGATTACCTTGTCATGATCAAACAAGACATCACTACTAAAATCAGTAATAAACATCCGCAACTTATCAGCATTCAAAGCCTTCACCGCTGCCTCATCGTCGACAATGCCACCCCGGGAGAAGTTAATCAAAGCCGCATTTGTCTTCATTTCTGCCAATTTAGTGGCATCAATAAAGTGGTGGTTTTCTTTCGTATAAGGGATATGCACCGTGACAAAATCAGACTGCTGCAGGACCTCATCGACACTTTTGGCATGCGTAATATGCCGATCAACACGCCAAGCAGTATTAGCATTTAGTCCTGGATCATAACCAATGACCTTCATGCCAAAAGCCAAGGCGATATTAGCAACTTTCGATCCAACATTCCCAAGGCCAATGACGCCAAGCGTCTTTTCATACAGTTCCGTACCACGGTAACCACCCTTGTTGGCTTCCGTGCGCAGTGAAACATCGCCCCCACGAACTTGGTTAGAAAAATTAATCGCCCCCACGATTGGTCGGGCTGCCATAATCAACGCGGCCACTGTTAATTCCTTGACAGCGTTGGCATTGCCACCGGGAGTATTAAAGACTGGAATGCCCCGTTTGGATAAATCAGTCACCGGAATATTATTAAAACCGGCTCCGGCACGAACAACGGCCTTAACTGAGTTTGGAATTTGCTCCTTGTGTAAGTCTTGGGAGCGCAACAAAAGACCATCGGGGTCCTGGTCACCGTTAATCTCATAACCATGATCCTTCAAATAGTCCAAACCGGTATGACTAATCGCGTTATACGTTTTAATGTTCATGATTTGTGTTCCCTCTCCGCTTTCTGCAAAAATGTAATCAATGCCTCGACTGCTGTCATCGGCTGGGCATTATACAAGGATGCCCGAAAACCACCAACCGAACGGTGACCGGCAAGGTTGTGCAGGCCCTCTTGATCAGCTTGCCAGCTGATTTTTCGATCTAAATCATTGTCTCCCGTTGTAAAGACAACGTTTGTTAAGGAGCGTTGCTGACCACAAACAGGGACTTGATAAAAATCAGACTGATCTAAATAATCATAAAGGCGCTTGGCCTTCTTTTGATTGTTTAAATAAAGTTGCTTGACACCTCCCTGTTCAAAAACCCAATCCAAAACAAGGCTGAGGGCGTAAATACTAAAGACGGGCGGAGTGTTGTACATCGAGTCCTTGTCGATGTATGACTGGTAACGCATCATTGGACCAACACCTTCAATTTTTTGCTCAGCAAGCCAATCTTTTTTAACGATGGCGAGCGTGACACCGGCAGGCCCCAGGTTCTTTTGGGCTCCGGCAAAAATGGCTGAAAAATCAGACACATCGTAAGGCTCAGCTAGAATATTAGAAGACATATCTGCCACCAAGTGTCCAGGAGTTTTGGGCAAGTTTTCTTGATGGTAAGTGCTACCTTCAATAGTATTGTTGGTGGTGATGTGGAGATAGTCATAGTCAGCAGCAGCAAAATCAGCTGGTAACTTTGGCAAAGAGCGGTAGTGGTCTGGCTTTGAGCTAGCGACAATGGTGGCTTCTTTGCCAACTTCTTGCGCGGCCTTGGCTGCCTTATTGGCAAAGTTACCGGAATCTAAAACCGCAATTTTGTTCTTCTGATTGGCCAGGTTGAGAGGGAGCATCTCAAACTGTAGAGCCCCCCCACCTTGAATAAAGAGCACAGCGTAATCGTCTGGGATGTCCATCAATTGACGCAGGCGTTCTTCTGCATGATGAATAATCCCATCAAACTGGGAGCTACGATGAGAAATCTCTAAGATACTGTAATGCGAGTTTTCTTCCTTCTCCAAATCTTCTCGAATCTGCTTAATCACCGAACTCGGCAGGACCCCTGGCCCAGCCGAAAAGTTATAACTACTCAACGTTTTTCCTCCTTCTGCACCAACAAAAAAACACAGGGCAGCCTCTAGCGCCCCGTGCCCAATACGGTCAAAATAAAAGAACTGAAAGACACACAGTAAACTTAAAAGTTCAGACGCCAGCGGCTGATTGTAGTCCATCAATCGTTGGTAAGTCCCATTACCTGCGGGCCTACTTCTCCTCGATTAGTATCCATTTTAAGAAAATTTTAATTAAAGTCAAGACTTGTAATTAGGACTTATCCAAGGTATACTTTTACTTGTTTGTTGCCGATGTGGCGGAACTGGCAGACGCGTACCGTTCAGGTCGGTATGGTGATTTCACCGTGCAGGTTCGATTCCTGTCATCGGCATAGAACAATGCTTTAAAACAAGCATTTCTAGCTTCAAGTGTACAAAAAATGTACAAAACAAATAAAAAACACCTCAAATCTTAATTGACTTGAGGTGTTTTTTATTTTTTCTTATTCTAGCTGCTCAATAGTTCCCACAAATTCATGACCACTACCAGCGCTTACTACTACATATTTGAGTTTTACTCTTTCTCCTTACACTGAAATTCAACCGAAAAAAAAGGTGAAAAAACACAAAAGTGTAAATTTTATTTAAAAAGCAAAACAGTTTCCCACCAGAATTGCTTTTCTGTCGGGAAAATTCTATACTCATAACTGTTGTTCTTGTTAATTTTTCTAACATTTTTATCCAAGGACCGATTTTTGTTATTTTGCAAAAAAAATAAAAACATTTCAAAGGAGTCCTTCTTTTTTATGATAACAGACCATTATTTACAAGCCTTTCTTTTCCTGCTGCCGATGGGCATTTTAGCCGGAATTGTCAGTACTACTGCAGGGCTGGCCTCTCTTGTTTCCTACCCCGCGCTTTTAGCAGTTGGGATTCCACCAGTTTTTGCTGATGTTACCAACACCGCCGCACTCGTGATGACTGGTTTTGGTTCCATGTTTTCTTCCAAAAAAGAATTAACCAGCCATAAAAAAGAATTGATTAAAATTTTTCCATTAACTATTTTAGGATCAATCTTTGGTGCTTGGCTACTCCTATCACAGCCCGCTTCCTATTTTTCTAAGATTGTTCCCTTCTTTGTCTTGCTTGCCGGTTTACTCCTTTTTTCACAAATCAATAAATCGAAGTCAAACCCGCTCAACTTGACTCGTGATGAATCAATGGAAAACGATGCCCATTCACCAGTCTATAAAACAGTGATTTCTGTCGCCATTCTGTTGGTTGGAATGTATTGTGGTTACTTCGGTGCGGCCGGTGGCGTGATGCTTTTAGCCATCCTTTCTGCCACGACCACGATGAACTTCTCATCCTACAATGCGGTCAAGAACGTTTCCCTTGGTGCATCAAACTTGATTGCAACCCTGATCTACGCCTTTTCTTCCCACATTTACTGGGGACTGGCACTACCAATGGGGATTGGCCTCTTCATCGGTGGCTATATCGGTCCAAAAATCGTCCGCGTTATTCCAGATAAGATATTAAAAATCATTGTTAGTATTTTAGCAGTCTTGCTAGCTATTGACCTCTTCGTGAAGGCTTATTTCTAAAAGTAAATCCGCATCATCCAAAAGAGTTGACCAACTACCGGTCAGCTCTTTTTGCTTTCTTCAAAACTCGCAAGATTCATTGGCGAAACCAACTATCAGAGCTATAATCAATTTAGATAGTATGGTATAATTTCTTTATCGTATCTTTTAAAAATACAATAAGAGACACTACCTCTTAAATTCAACTAACCATCATACGCTTAGCATCGAAAGGAGTTTTCATGAAAGTATTAATTATTGGCGCAACAGGAATGGCAGGTTCCGCAACAGTTAAGGCAGCATTGGCTGCCGGCGATGAAGTCACTGCCAACGGTCGGTCAGCCGACAAACTTGCTGATTTGAAAAAGGAATTTCCAACCATTAAGACATTGCAACAGGATGCCTTTGAATTAACACAAGATGATTTGGCAGCTTTTGACGTTGTCGTCGATTCTTTTTCAGCTCCAACCAAGGCTTTCTTGCAAATTGACCTTGCTGCCCACCTCGTTCACCTCGTCCGTGAACAAAAAAAGCCACGCCTGGCCTTTATTCTTGGTGCCGCTTCACTCCATACCGGAGATGACCGTCACCTCTTGCTTGACGATTTAAAGAAAATTCCAGGATCAGAAGAATGGGTGAGCGTACCAGCCAACCAGGTTCTCGAACTCGATTTTTTGAGAAGTGTTGAAAACGTTTCTTGGTTTGGAATTTCACCATCGATGGACTTCATTGCTGGCCCAGCCGATCCTAAGCCATTAATGGGACAAGATGATCTTTTGACCAATGATGAAGGAAAATCAGTGGTGACAAGTGCTACCCTGGCCAACGCCTTAGTGGCCGAATACCACGATCCAAAACATCCTAACCAACGTTTTACCATTGCTAACCACTAATCAATGATTTGTTAACAAAAAGGCCCCGAAATTTCAAATTTTCGGGGCCTTTTCAGCGTTCACAACATGCTCATGGTTATCATTATAGGATTAAGTTCGATTTCTAGTGAAAAAGCCCCGAAGCTGTTTCTGGCGGTGACCTTCAGCACTAGCATCTCGTTCTTGCGTATTCGTTTGCTCTGACTCCAAAGGTTCTTTTGCGCTCGTTGAATCTAATTCTACAGATTCTTCTAAGTAATTTTTATCTGGTTCTGGTGTTGCAGTGGTCCCCTCAACAGCCTGGGTTGTTTTTCCCTGAGCCGAATCAATTAATGGCAAAGCATCTGGTGACTCTGACAATTTGTCAACTACCTGATTTTGATTCACCGCAACCCCTAACTGAGATAGTACAGATTCTTGCCGATCTTGCGTCAATGGGGGTAAATCACTCGGCACTAAAACTGGTCCTAATGGTGGCAAAGGTTGATCAGGTGCGACGTCTTGATTGGTAGCAGTGACGA
It contains:
- a CDS encoding flavodoxin domain-containing protein, translating into MPAANLTAQVVFATITGNNEAVADILVEELENQGVFVKKSEISQTEPEELQNFDLGFVVPYTYDEGSLPDEGLDYFDDLADVALTDFTYALAGSGDTFYGDLYCLALDAFDEQFQKTGAKRAGELTRINLYPSDQDRKKLLALVQAALAQVQK
- a CDS encoding YebC/PmpR family DNA-binding transcriptional regulator — protein: MSGHSKWHNIQGRKNAQDAKRGKIFQKLAHDLYVAAKAGGADPEMNASLRLVVDKAKAANMPKDNIQRALDKASGAGGAKFEEVTYEGYGTAGVAVLVEASTDNINRTVSSVRNSFKHFGGSLGTSGSVAFQFDRKGYLVIDRSENPDLDEDTILEAALEAGAEDVQTSDEAFEIYTEPSDFQTVEAALTEAGYQFADAEVSMIAQNPMAISDEDREKLDSLVDELEENEDVLAVYTTAED
- a CDS encoding phosphatidylglycerophosphatase A; protein product: MTEALQQAAIEKLIARGVTLQDVFEGTETFLIEKFHDEVDGDALDKAINRVLHKDEVADIILTAIFLDEQAVLMPDSEPLKARLQRDANGHNVDEILAIGITQQFSAAATVHYGRLDDEKPGLIGEINDRTDTVNVYLDDILAALISSAAMTYLEVLGGNDY
- a CDS encoding 3-phosphoglycerate dehydrogenase family protein — encoded protein: MMNIKTYNAISHTGLDYLKDHGYEINGDQDPDGLLLRSQDLHKEQIPNSVKAVVRAGAGFNNIPVTDLSKRGIPVFNTPGGNANAVKELTVAALIMAARPIVGAINFSNQVRGGDVSLRTEANKGGYRGTELYEKTLGVIGLGNVGSKVANIALAFGMKVIGYDPGLNANTAWRVDRHITHAKSVDEVLQQSDFVTVHIPYTKENHHFIDATKLAEMKTNAALINFSRGGIVDDEAAVKALNADKLRMFITDFSSDVLFDHDKVIITPHIGGSTVEAEDTSALMAAKQLDNYLTSGNIVNSVNYPDINEPFTTKYRLGVLHNNVPNMIGQITKVVGELDLNIEELSNRAVGDYAYTLLALNQLPLGQEDNIVDNLAAIENVLNVELYQNKD
- the serC gene encoding 3-phosphoserine/phosphohydroxythreonine transaminase; the protein is MSSYNFSAGPGVLPSSVIKQIREDLEKEENSHYSILEISHRSSQFDGIIHHAEERLRQLMDIPDDYAVLFIQGGGALQFEMLPLNLANQKNKIAVLDSGNFANKAAKAAQEVGKEATIVASSKPDHYRSLPKLPADFAAADYDYLHITTNNTIEGSTYHQENLPKTPGHLVADMSSNILAEPYDVSDFSAIFAGAQKNLGPAGVTLAIVKKDWLAEQKIEGVGPMMRYQSYIDKDSMYNTPPVFSIYALSLVLDWVFEQGGVKQLYLNNQKKAKRLYDYLDQSDFYQVPVCGQQRSLTNVVFTTGDNDLDRKISWQADQEGLHNLAGHRSVGGFRASLYNAQPMTAVEALITFLQKAEREHKS
- a CDS encoding sulfite exporter TauE/SafE family protein, with product MITDHYLQAFLFLLPMGILAGIVSTTAGLASLVSYPALLAVGIPPVFADVTNTAALVMTGFGSMFSSKKELTSHKKELIKIFPLTILGSIFGAWLLLSQPASYFSKIVPFFVLLAGLLLFSQINKSKSNPLNLTRDESMENDAHSPVYKTVISVAILLVGMYCGYFGAAGGVMLLAILSATTTMNFSSYNAVKNVSLGASNLIATLIYAFSSHIYWGLALPMGIGLFIGGYIGPKIVRVIPDKILKIIVSILAVLLAIDLFVKAYF
- a CDS encoding NAD(P)-dependent oxidoreductase — protein: MKVLIIGATGMAGSATVKAALAAGDEVTANGRSADKLADLKKEFPTIKTLQQDAFELTQDDLAAFDVVVDSFSAPTKAFLQIDLAAHLVHLVREQKKPRLAFILGAASLHTGDDRHLLLDDLKKIPGSEEWVSVPANQVLELDFLRSVENVSWFGISPSMDFIAGPADPKPLMGQDDLLTNDEGKSVVTSATLANALVAEYHDPKHPNQRFTIANH